Proteins from a single region of Lysinibacillus sp. JNUCC-52:
- a CDS encoding HpcH/HpaI aldolase/citrate lyase family protein, with protein MQYFATEAETIFYQRPRTFTKLDSPDILSYALGATLYMPASKPNIIDMVQSQKYQDLKSFVIDLEDAVGDAELASCEQKIIEDISALYTLYVHNEILLEDLPLLFIRVRSVEQFRLLTSVLGKRQEVLTGYVFPKFTAIQGAAYFELLEQTIEQHQLTLYGMPILESRDILYKESRMEALFAIKDVLHRYRKRVLNVRIGATDFCGIYGIRRRVDSTIYDIAVIRDCIADIVNVLGREDEDFVISGPVWEYFSNERVLKPTLRATPFSEKGALYARKALLDDYLDGLMKEVILDRQNGILGKTIIHPSHIRIVHALYVVSYEEFVDATSIIDNEGQKGVLKSQYANKMNEMKPHIRWAQKVLRQAHIYGVYNESADFASLLLNASVGGNTDDETQQQVEHYSRL; from the coding sequence ATGCAATATTTTGCAACAGAAGCGGAGACGATTTTTTATCAACGACCACGCACATTTACAAAACTAGATTCACCTGATATTTTATCGTATGCATTAGGTGCAACGTTATATATGCCTGCATCTAAGCCTAACATTATTGACATGGTACAATCACAAAAATATCAAGATTTAAAATCGTTTGTCATAGATTTAGAGGATGCAGTTGGGGATGCAGAGTTAGCGAGCTGTGAGCAAAAAATAATTGAAGATATAAGTGCTCTCTACACACTTTATGTCCATAACGAAATTTTACTTGAAGATTTGCCACTACTATTTATTCGTGTGCGAAGCGTTGAGCAATTTAGACTGTTGACTTCCGTATTAGGAAAGCGACAGGAAGTGCTTACGGGTTACGTATTTCCTAAGTTTACAGCTATCCAAGGAGCTGCCTACTTTGAATTGCTGGAGCAAACAATTGAACAGCATCAGCTAACATTGTATGGGATGCCTATTTTAGAAAGCCGAGATATTTTATACAAAGAGTCTCGAATGGAAGCTTTATTTGCAATTAAAGATGTGTTGCATCGATACAGAAAACGTGTACTTAATGTACGAATCGGTGCTACTGACTTTTGCGGGATTTATGGAATTCGTCGCCGAGTAGACTCAACAATTTATGATATAGCCGTTATTCGAGACTGCATTGCAGATATCGTCAATGTACTTGGTCGTGAGGATGAGGACTTTGTTATTTCTGGACCAGTATGGGAATATTTCAGCAATGAACGGGTATTGAAACCAACGCTAAGAGCAACACCTTTCAGTGAAAAGGGAGCTTTATATGCACGTAAGGCATTACTTGATGATTATTTGGATGGCTTGATGAAGGAAGTAATTTTAGATAGACAAAATGGCATTTTAGGTAAAACAATTATACATCCCAGTCACATTCGTATTGTCCATGCACTGTATGTTGTCTCTTATGAAGAATTTGTAGATGCCACTAGTATTATTGATAATGAAGGGCAAAAGGGTGTTTTAAAAAGCCAGTATGCCAATAAAATGAATGAAATGAAGCCACATATAAGATGGGCACAGAAAGTTTTACGCCAAGCACATATATATGGTGTATACAATGAATCTGCAGATTTTGCCTCTCTATTATTGAATGCAAGTGTAGGAGGAAATACGGATGACGAAACGCAACAACAAGTTGAACATTATTCAAGATTATAA
- a CDS encoding TerD family protein, with product MGIQLSKGQRIDLMKQDPGLNNVGIGLGWDVKQFDGGSDFDLDASVFLLDASGKCRNEQDFIFYNNLTSPDKSVQHMGDNRTGLGDGDDEKILVNLKQVSPQIEKIVITVTIYDAEGRRQNFGQVLNAYVRLTNEESGSEVLRYDLAEDFSIETAVVFCELYRHNGEWKFAAVGSGYQGGLASLINAYGLE from the coding sequence ATGGGTATTCAGTTAAGTAAAGGACAACGCATTGATTTAATGAAACAGGATCCAGGCTTAAATAATGTTGGGATTGGTTTAGGCTGGGATGTTAAACAATTCGATGGAGGAAGTGACTTTGACTTAGATGCATCTGTATTTTTATTGGATGCATCAGGAAAATGCCGGAATGAACAAGACTTTATTTTCTACAATAATCTAACAAGTCCTGATAAATCTGTCCAGCATATGGGTGATAACCGTACTGGTTTAGGTGACGGAGACGATGAAAAAATTCTTGTAAACTTAAAGCAAGTATCCCCTCAAATTGAAAAGATTGTTATAACAGTGACAATTTATGATGCTGAAGGTCGCCGTCAAAATTTCGGACAAGTTCTTAATGCATATGTTCGTTTAACGAACGAAGAATCTGGTTCAGAAGTTCTTCGCTATGATTTAGCAGAAGACTTCAGTATTGAAACTGCGGTCGTATTTTGTGAGCTATATCGACATAATGGCGAATGGAAATTTGCCGCTGTTGGCTCTGGCTATCAAGGTGGGCTCGCTTCGTTAATCAATGCTTATGGTCTAGAGTAA
- a CDS encoding phosphoribosyltransferase family protein, giving the protein MTKRNNKLNIIQDYNIDIKITHNLYNFAMTDLFKMATRINKKRQFLFVSTVLGKHLAVRPQVPILTGTLLAMMYHEKLVGRESLLVQPVVQAIQKQQNMQEVLQQVEEQRLELSEEVLFIGFAETATALGHAVFNAFKSNATYVHTTRELLPELEPFVTFEEEHSHATSHRVYCEQPEKLLQAKQIVLIDDEITTGNTVVNIIETLRQKFPTVERYSVLSILDWRSPQQQAMFAELEVKWGVTIDFVSIMSGQFICEGTPLLTNHQVQITSQATTEMKLLSANETGAQKHYYSIAENGVINKAPYILATGRLMLTTEQHVVHKKMYQTIANQLRALRTGGPALVIGTGEFMYVPMQIASCLGEDVYFQATTRSPIYCANNPSYTITEKIAFESPENNGVENYLYNLNSHSYSELFLVVERIANKEVVARAVHALKSVSNANIYVICMHEWGTE; this is encoded by the coding sequence ATGACGAAACGCAACAACAAGTTGAACATTATTCAAGATTATAATATTGATATCAAGATTACCCACAACCTTTATAATTTTGCTATGACGGATTTATTCAAAATGGCGACACGTATTAATAAAAAGAGACAATTTTTATTTGTTAGTACTGTCCTTGGCAAACATTTAGCAGTTCGACCACAAGTGCCAATTCTTACTGGTACACTTTTAGCAATGATGTATCATGAAAAACTGGTTGGTCGTGAATCTTTATTAGTACAGCCAGTTGTACAGGCAATACAAAAGCAGCAAAACATGCAAGAGGTTTTACAGCAAGTAGAGGAGCAAAGACTGGAGCTATCGGAGGAAGTTTTATTTATCGGCTTTGCTGAAACAGCAACAGCTCTTGGGCATGCAGTTTTTAATGCTTTTAAGTCCAATGCAACGTATGTCCATACAACGCGAGAACTACTGCCAGAACTCGAGCCATTTGTCACTTTCGAAGAAGAACATTCACATGCGACGAGTCATCGCGTGTACTGTGAGCAACCTGAAAAATTACTTCAGGCAAAACAGATTGTGCTCATTGACGATGAAATAACAACGGGAAATACAGTGGTCAACATTATTGAAACACTACGCCAAAAATTCCCTACTGTTGAGCGTTATTCCGTTTTATCGATTTTAGATTGGCGTTCTCCACAGCAACAAGCAATGTTTGCGGAGCTAGAAGTTAAGTGGGGGGTAACGATTGATTTTGTATCGATAATGAGTGGTCAATTTATTTGTGAGGGTACACCACTATTAACAAATCATCAGGTACAAATTACATCGCAAGCAACAACTGAAATGAAGTTGCTTTCGGCGAATGAAACAGGTGCACAGAAACATTACTATTCTATCGCTGAAAACGGTGTGATAAATAAGGCTCCGTATATATTAGCAACAGGTCGTTTAATGCTAACGACTGAGCAACATGTGGTACATAAAAAGATGTATCAAACGATCGCAAACCAGTTACGTGCCCTTCGTACAGGGGGACCAGCACTTGTTATTGGTACAGGGGAGTTTATGTATGTGCCTATGCAAATAGCAAGTTGTTTAGGAGAGGATGTTTATTTCCAAGCGACGACACGTAGCCCAATTTATTGTGCAAATAATCCATCCTATACAATAACAGAAAAAATTGCTTTCGAAAGTCCAGAAAATAATGGTGTAGAAAATTACTTATATAATTTAAATAGCCATTCTTATTCAGAACTTTTTTTAGTTGTAGAACGTATAGCCAATAAAGAGGTAGTAGCACGTGCAGTACATGCATTAAAATCTGTTAGTAACGCAAATATATATGTGATTTGTATGCATGAATGGGGGACTGAATAA